The following proteins are co-located in the Neomonachus schauinslandi chromosome 8, ASM220157v2, whole genome shotgun sequence genome:
- the LOC123325520 gene encoding histone H4 has translation MSGRGKGGKGLGKGGAKRHRKVLRDNIQGITKPAIRRLARRGGVKRISGLIYEETRGVLKVFLENVIRDAVTYTEHAKRKTVTAMDVVYALKRQGRTLYGFGG, from the coding sequence ATGTCCGGCCGCGGCAAGGGCGGGAAGGGCCTGGGCAAGGGCGGCGCCAAGCGCCACCGCAAGGTGCTGCGCGACAACATCCAGGGCATCACCAAGCCCGCCATCCGGCGGCTGGCCCGGCGCGGCGGCGTCAAGCGCATCTCCGGCCTCATCTACGAGGAGACCCGCGGGGTGCTCAAGGTGTTCCTGGAGAACGTGATCCGGGACGCCGTCACCTACACGGAGCACGCCAAGCGCAAGACGGTCACGGCCATGGACGTGGTCTACGCGCTCAAGCGCCAGGGCCGCACCCTCTACGGCTTCGGGGGCTGA